In Desulfosediminicola ganghwensis, a single window of DNA contains:
- a CDS encoding sigma-70 family RNA polymerase sigma factor — MNHDERANDNEYEQDEDSYENEDDPAMYDLTGIFGSDEDRRGNGFQDDVPDDIAAGSDKENQVGVVAGRRKGAKRRAARSPKAGKNGSHSIDPMNIYLREMGTLTLLSHDEELKLAKMMEEGKQRVQACAFQTVLAIPSLQALAADLQKNKGKICQTIMGVPDNNPELIESESKLFLKNVEKALQLDKKRSALLKQLQDFDLKPEKVAELYDKVGVIGEEIAALFKDKVVCADCVNAAAKGLEELSRKFRRVFVDLVRSKKLVTEDGSEPPPEKIERFVNRQFIIDAGLDGRKIQKLLKEIEVGKEMTKHAKEALVRANLRLVISVSKKFVNRGLQFSDLIQEGNIGLMKAVEKFDYHRGYKFSTYATWWIRQSITRGIADQGRTIRLPVHMIETINRLLRVSKDFLLEEHREPTPEEMAELLGSDVNKVKSALKIAKDAISLDTPVGDDGETFLGDFIEDGERVGPHEQTMINSLRECLNQVMSSLSPREAKVLRMRYGINVEYDHTLEEVGRCFAVTRERIRQIEAQAISKLKHPSRIEELRVFMTER, encoded by the coding sequence ATGAATCACGATGAACGCGCAAATGATAATGAGTACGAACAGGATGAGGATTCATATGAAAATGAAGATGATCCTGCGATGTATGATTTAACAGGGATCTTTGGTTCAGACGAAGATAGAAGAGGGAACGGTTTCCAAGATGACGTACCGGATGACATAGCAGCCGGTTCTGATAAAGAAAATCAGGTCGGAGTAGTGGCTGGTCGTCGTAAAGGAGCGAAGCGCAGGGCTGCGCGCTCACCCAAAGCTGGTAAAAATGGAAGTCATTCCATAGACCCGATGAATATCTATCTCCGTGAGATGGGAACGCTCACGCTCCTCAGTCATGATGAGGAGCTGAAGCTTGCGAAGATGATGGAAGAGGGCAAGCAGAGGGTACAGGCGTGCGCTTTCCAGACGGTTCTCGCCATTCCATCCCTTCAGGCTCTGGCCGCAGATCTCCAGAAAAACAAAGGCAAGATCTGTCAGACTATCATGGGGGTCCCGGATAATAATCCTGAGCTCATAGAGTCAGAGAGCAAGCTTTTCCTGAAGAACGTCGAGAAGGCTTTGCAACTGGATAAAAAACGTAGTGCTCTCCTGAAACAGTTACAGGATTTTGATCTCAAGCCTGAAAAGGTTGCCGAACTGTACGACAAAGTCGGGGTAATTGGCGAAGAGATAGCAGCACTTTTTAAGGATAAGGTTGTTTGTGCAGATTGTGTTAATGCGGCCGCCAAAGGTTTAGAGGAACTTTCCAGAAAGTTTCGGCGCGTCTTCGTTGACCTGGTACGGTCCAAAAAACTGGTGACGGAAGATGGCTCGGAGCCACCGCCAGAAAAAATAGAACGTTTTGTCAACAGGCAGTTTATTATCGATGCAGGCCTGGATGGTAGAAAGATTCAGAAACTGTTAAAAGAAATTGAAGTTGGCAAGGAGATGACGAAACATGCCAAAGAGGCCTTGGTTCGGGCCAACCTCAGGCTTGTCATCTCTGTTTCCAAGAAATTTGTCAATCGTGGATTGCAGTTTTCAGATCTCATTCAGGAAGGGAACATTGGCCTGATGAAAGCTGTCGAGAAATTTGACTACCACCGCGGCTACAAGTTCAGCACGTATGCCACCTGGTGGATTCGTCAATCCATTACCCGTGGCATAGCCGATCAGGGGCGAACAATCCGTTTGCCTGTTCACATGATCGAGACCATCAACAGGTTGCTCAGGGTTTCCAAGGATTTTCTATTGGAAGAACACCGAGAGCCGACCCCGGAAGAGATGGCCGAACTTCTTGGCTCTGATGTAAATAAGGTGAAATCAGCTCTAAAGATAGCCAAGGATGCAATTTCTCTTGATACGCCGGTGGGTGATGATGGAGAAACCTTTTTAGGCGATTTTATTGAAGATGGTGAACGGGTCGGCCCCCACGAGCAGACCATGATCAACAGCCTGAGAGAGTGCCTTAACCAGGTAATGTCATCGCTTTCACCTCGTGAGGCTAAAGTTTTGCGCATGCGTTATGGCATCAATGTCGAATATGACCATACTCTTGAGGAGGTAGGGCGTTGCTTTGCCGTGACCAGGGAGCGTATTCGTCAAATCGAGGCGCAGGCAATATCAAAATTGAAGCATCCTTCCCGTATTGAAGAACTGCGGGTATTCATGACAGAAAGGTAA
- the dnaG gene encoding DNA primase: MAINESREDIVARVKERADIVQIIGEVVDLKKSGARYLGLCPFHGEKTPSFSVHSGQQFFHCFGCGESGDVFSFMMKYHNLDFPSALKELAAKYSIALPERPRSAEQAKQDQFKKEMYAVSEKAAALYSRYLGTDKAAGARAYLTERGIPKDILTRFGIGYAPSVEGEGWDYFTDKLTESEKKASLEAGLSVKNDRGGVYDRFRDRVLFPIYEISGQVCGFGGRIIGEGQPKYLNSPESRIYNKSKLLLGLYQQKDAIRKKNQAIIVEGNFDLISLVCNGCENVVAPLGTALTREQLRLLKRFCDEIVLLFDGDEAGVKAAVRSVPHFLAEQVSGRVALLPEGHDPDTFVRERGLVAVEELVAGAETLPEFVFGQLVKEYGLTLDGKSKIVEELRPLVKAAASPLQRTVVITHFAEQLGISAEQLDSMLDRSVPPPVEEAPPPPPEPPVMRAVEQIEPLSKSQRRLVEFMVLNPSYLGRLEDGGLRECIAGSVGEVLFLQLRSLIAEHGEIEPEELLSKLPGGAERELVSDLLLEAPDAGDEHEADSLIGAEAEELLEWMRVYRLQRASRQLLDQISGMKTGGDFSLLQELLQKKQNIDRELKGPEL; this comes from the coding sequence ATGGCAATAAACGAATCACGAGAAGATATAGTAGCCCGGGTCAAAGAACGCGCTGATATTGTACAGATCATAGGCGAGGTTGTCGATCTGAAAAAAAGTGGTGCACGATACCTTGGGCTCTGCCCGTTTCATGGCGAGAAAACACCTTCGTTTTCGGTCCATTCCGGGCAACAGTTTTTTCACTGTTTTGGTTGTGGGGAGTCTGGTGATGTTTTCTCATTCATGATGAAGTATCACAACCTCGATTTTCCATCAGCTTTAAAGGAGCTTGCAGCCAAATACTCGATAGCTCTCCCTGAGCGGCCACGCTCAGCCGAGCAGGCAAAGCAGGACCAGTTTAAAAAGGAGATGTATGCGGTCAGTGAAAAGGCAGCAGCGCTCTACAGCCGCTATCTCGGTACTGACAAGGCTGCCGGCGCCAGAGCATACCTGACTGAAAGAGGTATCCCCAAAGACATTCTTACCCGCTTCGGCATAGGATATGCGCCATCGGTGGAGGGGGAAGGCTGGGACTATTTCACCGACAAGCTGACCGAAAGTGAAAAGAAGGCATCCCTTGAAGCCGGCCTTTCCGTGAAAAACGACAGAGGCGGGGTTTACGACAGATTCCGTGATCGTGTACTGTTTCCAATCTATGAGATCAGTGGTCAGGTGTGTGGTTTCGGCGGTCGTATCATCGGCGAAGGTCAACCGAAATACCTGAATTCCCCGGAGAGCCGAATTTATAACAAGAGCAAGCTTCTGCTTGGGCTCTATCAACAAAAAGATGCTATTCGCAAGAAGAACCAGGCAATAATTGTCGAGGGAAATTTCGATCTTATTTCCCTTGTCTGCAATGGGTGTGAAAACGTTGTTGCACCGCTGGGGACAGCACTTACCCGCGAGCAGCTTCGCTTACTGAAGCGGTTCTGTGACGAAATAGTACTGTTATTCGACGGTGATGAAGCAGGGGTGAAGGCTGCGGTGCGTTCTGTTCCCCATTTTCTGGCAGAACAGGTTTCCGGCAGGGTGGCACTTTTGCCTGAAGGACATGACCCGGATACCTTTGTGCGCGAAAGAGGGCTCGTGGCCGTTGAGGAGTTGGTCGCCGGGGCGGAGACTCTGCCTGAATTTGTTTTCGGTCAGCTGGTAAAGGAATATGGCCTTACCCTGGATGGTAAAAGTAAGATTGTTGAAGAATTGCGGCCTTTGGTAAAAGCTGCGGCTTCACCATTGCAGCGGACTGTTGTTATTACTCATTTTGCCGAGCAGCTTGGTATCTCAGCCGAACAGCTTGATTCCATGCTGGACCGTTCGGTACCACCTCCAGTGGAGGAAGCTCCGCCGCCACCACCGGAGCCACCGGTAATGCGGGCAGTAGAGCAGATTGAGCCGTTGTCGAAATCACAGAGGCGACTGGTGGAATTCATGGTTCTCAATCCCTCGTACCTCGGTCGCCTTGAAGATGGCGGATTGCGGGAGTGTATAGCCGGAAGTGTTGGGGAGGTGCTGTTTCTGCAGTTGCGATCGCTGATTGCCGAGCACGGCGAGATTGAACCGGAGGAACTGCTGTCAAAGCTGCCGGGGGGAGCCGAGCGGGAACTTGTGTCGGACCTGCTGCTTGAGGCTCCTGACGCAGGGGATGAACATGAGGCTGATTCGCTGATTGGTGCTGAAGCAGAGGAATTGCTCGAATGGATGCGTGTCTACAGGTTGCAACGTGCTTCCAGGCAATTGCTTGATCAAATCTCCGGGATGAAGACTGGTGGGGATTTTTCCTTACTTCAGGAGTTACTGCAAAAAAAACAGAATATAGACAGAGAACTCAAGGGGCCGGAATTATAA
- a CDS encoding ABC1 kinase family protein, with amino-acid sequence MKIGNIKRTIRNTKRLAEIIRVLSRFGFQQVVLDTGIYRLLDLVKEDVDTSLSPSAADQPRAVRFRLVLEELGPTFIKIGQILSTRPDLIPPEWADELKKLQDRCTNVPYSDIHNVLIEEFPQGLETFFEKIDEVPMAAASLAQVHKAVTNEGDEVVLKVLRPGSRKMVEEDTSLLEGLAQLAEQYFYDLGYSPTAVAKEFSRELLKEINLVHEGQSTDRLRRYFADDPTVSFPRVYWQTTTRNVLTLEEIKGRIVSSLTPGDLSAQERRTLVSRGTDAVFAQCLQFGFFHADPHPGNIILKHDNTICFIDCGMTGQLDKHTTDQLIDLVAGVIKADIDKLCRVVIELTEADPAITDRRDFRTDLQHLISHFQSNELKNLDIASLLSEFFKMLQRYKIKCPGDLILLTKALTTIEGVAEQFDPEFDVISHVEPRIQEIVISRYGLNALYGRLQRTMSGYLELFESLPSDLQRFLGYFRHSRFTLNLELKRLEHLADKIDLSSRIMGMAMIIAALIVGSSILILADSLASKHGIFGTLGVIGLILAGVNTAGFIASFLLPRKKK; translated from the coding sequence ATGAAGATAGGCAATATAAAACGCACCATCCGCAATACCAAGCGCCTCGCCGAAATCATACGCGTTCTGTCCCGTTTCGGTTTTCAACAGGTAGTTCTCGATACCGGAATATACCGGTTACTCGACCTGGTCAAAGAAGACGTTGACACCAGCCTCAGCCCCTCTGCTGCCGACCAGCCCCGTGCCGTCCGTTTTCGTTTGGTTCTTGAGGAGCTGGGACCAACCTTTATCAAGATTGGACAGATCCTTTCCACCAGGCCTGACCTCATCCCCCCTGAATGGGCAGATGAGTTGAAAAAACTGCAGGATCGCTGCACCAACGTCCCATACTCAGACATCCATAATGTACTTATAGAAGAGTTCCCCCAAGGGCTCGAAACTTTTTTTGAAAAAATCGATGAAGTACCTATGGCGGCGGCCTCCCTGGCCCAGGTACACAAAGCGGTAACAAACGAGGGTGACGAAGTTGTGCTCAAAGTGCTGCGCCCGGGCAGCCGCAAAATGGTTGAGGAGGATACCTCTCTGCTGGAAGGCCTGGCACAACTGGCAGAGCAATATTTCTACGATCTTGGATACAGCCCTACAGCAGTTGCCAAGGAATTTTCCCGCGAGTTGCTCAAGGAAATTAATCTGGTCCATGAGGGGCAGTCCACCGACCGGTTGAGAAGATATTTTGCAGACGACCCCACCGTGTCATTTCCCAGGGTCTATTGGCAGACCACTACCCGCAACGTATTGACCCTTGAAGAAATAAAGGGGAGAATTGTCTCCTCACTGACTCCAGGCGACCTTTCTGCCCAGGAGCGGCGGACTCTCGTTTCCAGAGGTACGGATGCCGTTTTCGCCCAATGCCTGCAGTTCGGTTTTTTCCATGCCGACCCGCACCCTGGCAATATCATCCTCAAACATGACAACACCATCTGTTTTATCGATTGCGGCATGACCGGCCAGCTCGACAAACATACCACCGACCAGCTCATAGATCTTGTCGCGGGGGTAATAAAAGCTGATATCGATAAACTCTGCAGGGTAGTCATCGAACTTACCGAGGCGGACCCTGCAATTACAGACCGCAGGGACTTTCGCACCGACCTGCAACATCTTATTTCCCATTTCCAGAGTAATGAACTGAAAAATCTCGATATCGCTTCCCTGCTCTCCGAGTTTTTCAAAATGCTCCAGCGCTACAAGATCAAGTGCCCCGGAGATCTCATTCTGCTCACCAAAGCCCTGACGACCATTGAGGGCGTTGCCGAGCAGTTCGATCCTGAATTCGATGTCATCTCCCACGTGGAGCCACGTATTCAGGAGATCGTCATCAGCCGTTACGGCTTAAATGCCCTTTACGGCCGGCTGCAAAGAACCATGAGCGGCTACCTCGAACTCTTCGAGAGCCTGCCCTCCGATCTACAGAGGTTTCTCGGCTATTTTCGCCATAGCCGCTTCACCCTCAACCTCGAACTGAAGCGACTTGAACATCTTGCCGATAAAATCGATCTCTCCAGCCGCATCATGGGCATGGCCATGATTATTGCCGCGCTGATCGTTGGTTCTTCGATTCTGATTCTCGCCGACAGCCTTGCCAGTAAACATGGTATTTTCGGTACCTTGGGTGTAATCGGCCTGATCCTGGCCGGAGTGAATACAGCGGGCTTTATTGCCTCCTTTCTGTTACCCAGAAAAAAGAAATAG
- a CDS encoding FAD-dependent oxidoreductase, translated as MSKRILVIGAVALGPKVACRLRRLDPEARITVIERDNLFSYGGCGIPYYVGGDVNDLEDLYSTTAHAVRDQDFFTDCKGVHIRAEMEALSINRKEKTVTVRDLRNGEEGVMEYDTLVLATGAEPFRIPIPGIDSPKVMTVTNLHHAEQVKNKMKKGEIGSAVVIGAGAIGVEMVEAFTDLWGVETTLIEVAEKVLPMVLGKNIARIAKRELEDKGVRVRLGTTVSKIETDATSGQQIVYAGGEQYTCDLVILATGARPNAKLAANAGLSIGQSGGVVVDKRMRTSDPDIYAGGDCAELTNHVNGQKMPMPLGSLANRQGRIIATNIAGGMGYFRGTVGTFCIKIFDFGVCTAGLTAAKARDAGYDPVCATVSQADHAHFYPNSELVYMTLIADSNSRKILGVQAAGKNGDGVKARVDALAVLLEHGITVDDVCCLETGYAPPFASAMDVVNNAGNALDNILCGMNRPIDVPEFLDRFADNGTTVLDIRGDRESSAGKEKYGSRWLHIPQSELRKRAREIPVDQDISILCDTGPRAYEAQVYLDSQGISNTRIIQGGYAMIRVIEPDFVAV; from the coding sequence ATGTCAAAACGAATACTCGTTATCGGAGCAGTCGCATTAGGGCCCAAGGTTGCATGTCGTTTACGCCGGCTTGATCCAGAGGCCAGGATAACCGTTATTGAACGAGATAATTTATTCTCGTATGGAGGTTGTGGAATCCCATATTATGTGGGTGGAGATGTCAATGACCTTGAGGATCTCTATTCGACCACAGCCCACGCGGTACGCGATCAGGATTTTTTTACAGATTGCAAAGGAGTGCATATCCGTGCGGAGATGGAGGCTCTGTCAATCAACAGGAAAGAAAAAACAGTTACAGTCAGGGATCTCAGAAACGGTGAAGAAGGGGTGATGGAATACGATACCCTGGTGTTGGCAACCGGCGCCGAACCTTTTCGTATTCCCATTCCTGGCATAGATTCTCCTAAAGTCATGACGGTTACCAACCTGCACCATGCAGAGCAGGTGAAGAACAAGATGAAAAAGGGCGAAATCGGCAGCGCTGTGGTCATCGGTGCCGGTGCTATAGGTGTGGAGATGGTAGAAGCCTTCACTGATCTTTGGGGAGTTGAAACGACTCTCATTGAAGTTGCCGAAAAAGTATTGCCAATGGTCCTGGGCAAAAATATCGCCAGAATTGCCAAAAGGGAGCTTGAGGACAAAGGGGTTCGGGTCCGGTTAGGGACAACCGTGAGCAAGATAGAGACGGATGCCACGAGTGGTCAGCAGATTGTTTATGCCGGTGGGGAACAATATACCTGTGATCTGGTGATTCTTGCCACGGGTGCACGCCCAAATGCAAAGCTGGCAGCCAACGCCGGACTTTCAATTGGTCAAAGCGGCGGAGTAGTCGTCGACAAGCGGATGCGAACCAGTGATCCTGACATCTATGCGGGTGGCGACTGTGCAGAGTTGACCAATCATGTTAACGGTCAGAAGATGCCGATGCCTCTTGGGTCACTTGCCAATCGACAGGGGCGAATTATCGCCACCAATATAGCTGGTGGGATGGGGTATTTTCGCGGTACTGTCGGGACGTTTTGCATAAAGATCTTTGATTTTGGCGTGTGTACAGCAGGGCTTACAGCAGCCAAGGCGCGCGATGCCGGTTATGATCCTGTCTGTGCCACGGTCTCACAGGCCGATCATGCCCATTTCTACCCCAATTCCGAGCTCGTTTACATGACGCTTATAGCAGATAGTAACTCTAGAAAAATACTCGGTGTTCAGGCAGCTGGAAAGAACGGAGACGGAGTGAAGGCAAGAGTTGATGCTCTCGCGGTGTTGCTGGAGCACGGTATCACCGTTGACGATGTCTGCTGCCTTGAAACCGGCTATGCACCGCCATTTGCCTCGGCCATGGATGTTGTCAATAACGCAGGTAATGCTTTGGATAATATCCTTTGCGGCATGAACAGGCCTATTGATGTACCTGAGTTCCTGGATAGATTTGCCGACAACGGGACTACGGTTCTTGATATCCGGGGTGATCGTGAGTCGAGTGCGGGAAAAGAAAAATATGGCAGTCGCTGGTTACATATCCCTCAGTCGGAGCTGCGCAAAAGAGCCAGGGAAATTCCTGTCGACCAAGACATCTCCATTCTCTGCGATACGGGCCCAAGAGCTTATGAGGCACAGGTCTACCTCGATTCGCAGGGTATCTCAAATACCCGGATCATTCAGGGTGGATATGCCATGATTAGGGTCATTGAGCCGGATTTTGTGGCAGTTTAG
- a CDS encoding triose-phosphate isomerase, with the protein MGILNRFLKNETPKPKDIPEHSGHRLVIANWKCYKNSDEAKAWLDEFAEGYKASENVDVIVAPTFLCLENVRKHLDSLKLDNFYLCAQDVSPFPKGSYTGAVAADMLKGLVDFVIVGHSERRRYFHEKSLDVTNKVAEAVDAGIRPIVCVDQPYAMSQLTALSDIENENIIIAYSPVDALSFRIPESPEKVAESVDFIRGIYPDRAVIYGGSLTADCVDEYFRLGNVSGLFIGSASLDASSFLRIVSKAA; encoded by the coding sequence GTGGGTATATTGAATCGGTTCTTAAAAAATGAGACACCCAAACCAAAAGATATTCCGGAACATTCCGGTCATCGTCTGGTAATTGCCAACTGGAAGTGTTACAAGAACAGCGATGAGGCAAAAGCATGGCTCGATGAGTTTGCCGAAGGCTACAAGGCTTCCGAAAATGTTGATGTTATCGTAGCCCCCACTTTTTTATGTCTTGAAAATGTCCGAAAGCACCTGGACAGCCTGAAACTCGACAACTTTTATCTCTGTGCCCAGGATGTCTCGCCTTTCCCCAAGGGGAGTTATACAGGTGCTGTGGCAGCAGATATGCTCAAAGGGCTTGTTGATTTCGTTATAGTCGGTCACTCTGAGCGACGCAGATACTTTCATGAAAAATCCCTCGATGTAACCAACAAGGTCGCCGAGGCCGTTGATGCCGGGATCAGACCGATAGTTTGTGTCGATCAGCCCTATGCCATGTCCCAGCTTACCGCGCTCTCTGATATCGAAAACGAGAATATCATCATTGCCTACTCGCCGGTGGATGCTCTCAGCTTCAGGATTCCCGAATCTCCGGAGAAGGTTGCCGAATCTGTTGATTTCATCAGGGGAATATATCCGGATCGAGCTGTAATATATGGTGGCTCTCTCACAGCTGACTGTGTAGATGAGTATTTCCGCCTCGGTAATGTCTCCGGCCTGTTTATCGGTTCAGCCAGTCTCGATGCCAGCTCCTTTCTGAGGATCGTCTCCAAAGCTGCTTAA
- a CDS encoding DUF167 domain-containing protein, whose protein sequence is MPYLTCGTDGTALLSLYIQPRASRNMISGVHDGSLKISITTPPVDGKANSAVTAFLAKTFKVAKRDVQLRSGHTSRRKTIAISGITEEEIRGYIESVLKK, encoded by the coding sequence ATGCCATATCTCACCTGCGGCACTGATGGAACAGCCCTGCTGTCCCTCTACATTCAGCCAAGGGCTTCACGTAACATGATAAGCGGAGTGCATGATGGAAGCCTGAAAATTTCGATCACCACCCCGCCTGTCGATGGCAAGGCCAACAGTGCTGTGACTGCCTTTCTGGCAAAGACCTTCAAGGTCGCCAAGCGTGACGTTCAGTTGCGTTCTGGCCATACCTCCCGTCGTAAGACCATTGCAATCAGCGGTATAACTGAAGAGGAAATCCGTGGGTATATTGAATCGGTTCTTAAAAAATGA
- a CDS encoding DivIVA domain-containing protein: protein MSITPQAIKDQEFQVKFRGYDSIEVKAYLELLAEEFFELHEQLRKQEEDYDELLVENKALKQERDALLQEGRVREERSEESEKEFLEKDQRITVLESKIDSSEQEKLIQQESWEKQEAELREEIEKLTTELEERSATDSETSNEAEKLRARVDLLNNQIAELKKEELDFKSTLVAAQQFAQDVKSKAQQEADQIISGAHQEVDDFRMKAEAELAALPVEIKKLQEKKVQVHEDLRAVLNTYLEQLDVVHAMGSDADEDLTDLFQSIRLNDDEMEKV, encoded by the coding sequence ATGTCTATTACTCCACAGGCTATTAAAGATCAGGAATTTCAGGTTAAGTTCAGGGGCTATGACTCTATTGAAGTCAAGGCGTATCTGGAACTTTTGGCAGAGGAGTTTTTCGAGCTGCATGAACAGCTGAGAAAACAGGAAGAGGATTATGACGAACTCCTCGTGGAAAACAAGGCATTGAAGCAAGAGCGGGATGCGTTGCTGCAGGAAGGCAGAGTACGTGAAGAACGTTCTGAGGAAAGCGAGAAAGAGTTCCTGGAAAAAGACCAGCGCATTACAGTGCTCGAAAGCAAGATTGACAGCTCCGAGCAGGAAAAGCTGATCCAGCAGGAGTCCTGGGAGAAGCAGGAAGCAGAGCTTCGTGAAGAGATAGAAAAGCTGACCACTGAGCTTGAAGAGCGAAGTGCGACCGACTCAGAAACGAGTAACGAAGCCGAGAAGCTGCGGGCCCGGGTTGATTTGCTGAACAACCAGATCGCTGAACTGAAGAAGGAAGAGCTGGACTTCAAGTCGACTCTGGTAGCTGCGCAGCAATTTGCCCAGGATGTGAAGAGTAAAGCTCAGCAGGAAGCAGATCAGATAATTTCCGGTGCCCATCAGGAAGTAGATGATTTCCGCATGAAAGCTGAAGCTGAATTGGCAGCCCTTCCGGTGGAAATTAAAAAACTACAAGAGAAGAAAGTGCAGGTGCATGAGGATCTGAGAGCAGTCCTCAACACCTACCTCGAGCAGCTTGATGTGGTTCACGCCATGGGCTCTGATGCGGATGAAGATCTTACCGATCTTTTCCAGTCCATCAGGCTCAATGACGATGAGATGGAGAAGGTCTGA
- a CDS encoding YggT family protein, whose product MFVVNNFLMALAGVVDFLFTAYVWIIIGRAIVSWVSADPYNPIVRFLYEATEPVLSRIRNLIPLNMGGIDFSPMILIMVIIFLQSFIVPTMKQIAMGIG is encoded by the coding sequence ATGTTTGTAGTGAATAACTTTCTGATGGCTCTTGCAGGAGTAGTCGATTTCCTCTTTACCGCCTATGTATGGATCATCATTGGCCGTGCCATAGTGTCGTGGGTCAGTGCGGACCCATATAATCCAATCGTTCGCTTCCTTTATGAAGCGACCGAGCCGGTTTTGAGTAGAATACGCAACCTGATACCGCTGAATATGGGCGGTATAGATTTTTCTCCGATGATTCTGATCATGGTGATCATTTTTCTGCAGAGCTTTATCGTGCCAACCATGAAACAGATCGCCATGGGGATCGGATAG